One Oncorhynchus kisutch isolate 150728-3 linkage group LG11, Okis_V2, whole genome shotgun sequence genomic region harbors:
- the LOC109899247 gene encoding PAN2-PAN3 deadenylation complex subunit pan3 isoform X1, producing the protein MNSGLPASAAPLGGVGIPCVKVKFCRYYAKDKTCFYGDECQFLHEEPSMASMSLHSGASPVPLSMSGGAVTYPLSAPPACPVGVPNVPKKGDSLGPAGTVLEGQMLTIPGMEGGTLSDANLTNSYFSSSFIGVNGFGSPAESKYSIMQRITNSSSSPSLLDDGAKNFSHSAHDLFHGTLAAGPGQSCGSMENSPWTTQSSFPLPLCPLPDPGNSPMSSLFSDFGALSISQRRKGPNPTANEFIPKGVPRMATMVQSSGPAFPSPLFPHLGLSSSTALAPGMSLSAGSTPLHSPKITPQTSPAPRRRSHTPNPNNPNPANYMVSTSVSDQGAHIIQKETVGGTTYFYTDNTPAPMAGMVFPTYHIYPPTAPHVAYMQPKANAPSFFMADELRQELINRHLITMAQLDQSENTGVPSEVDSYHSLFPLEPVPPPNRLQKTSNFSYITSCYKAVNSKDDLPYCLRRIHGFRLVNTKCMMLVDMWKKIQHSNAVTLREVFTTKAFGDHSLVFSYDFHAGAETMFSRHFNDPAADSYFTKRKWGQHEPTPPRQHAGLLPESLIWAYIVQLSSALRTIHTAGLACRVMDPSKILITGKTRLRVNCVGVFDVLTFDNSQTNHVTLMPQYQQADLISLGKVVLALACNSLAGIQRENLQKAMELVSINYSSDLKNLILYLLTEQSRLRSVNDIMPMIGARFYTQLDASQMRNDVIEEDLAKEVQNGRLFRLLAKLGTINERPEFQKDHTWSETGDRYLLKLFRDHLFHQVTEAGTPWIDLSHIVSCLNKLDAGVPEKISLVSRDEKSVLVVTYSDLKRCFDNTFQELQQAAVGPL; encoded by the exons ATGAACAGTGGACTCCCAGCTTCAGCTGCTCCACTCGGGGGTGTCGGAATACCCTGCGTCAAGGTGAAGTTCTGCCGATACTACGCAAAGGATAAGACTTGCTTTTATGGGGACGAGTGTCAGTTTTTGCATGAGGAGCCGTCTATGGCAAGCATGTCCCTTCACAGTGGAGCAAGTCCTGTCCCTTTATCCATGTCTGGAGGAGCCGTGACGTATCCGCTTAGTGCACCCCCGGCCTGCCCGGTTGGGGTACCGAACGTCCCCAAAAAGGGCGACTCTCTGGGGCCTGCAGGCACCGTTCTGGAGGGACAGATGTTAACCA TCCCTGGGATGGAGGGTGGGACCCTGAGCGACGCCAATCTGACCAACTCCTACTTCAGCAGCAGCTTCATTGGGGTCAACGGCTTCGGGAGCCCGGCAGAGTCTAAATACTCTATCATGCAG AGAATCACCAACAGCAGCAGTTCTCCCAGTCTCCTTGACGACGGTGCCAAGAACTTCAGCCACAGCGCTCACG ATCTATTCCATGGAACCCTGGCAGCTGGACCAGGTCAGAGTTGTGGGTCGATGGAAAACTCTCCGTGGACAACACAGtcttcattccctctccctctatgtccTCTTCCAGATCCAGGGAATTCCCCCATGTCTTCACTCTTCAGTGACTTTGGTGCTCTGAGCATATCACAAAGGAGAAAG ggtCCTAACCCTACAGCCAATGAGTTCATCCCTAAGGGGGTTCCCCGCATGGCCACTATGGTCCAGTCCAGTGGTCCGGCCTTCCCATCACCCCTCTTCCCCCACCTCGGCCTCAGCAGCTCCACCGCCCTCGCACCTG GGATGTCTCTCTCTGCGGGGTCcacccctctccactcccctaAAATCACCCCCCAAACCTCACCTGCCCCTCGCCGGCGTAGCCACACCCCCAACCCCAATAACCCCAACCCAGCCAACTACATGGTGTCCACCAGTGTGTCTGACCAGGGGGCCCACATCATCCAGAAGGAGACGGTGGGGGGGACCACCTATTTCTACACGGATAACACCCCCGCTCCCATGGCCGGGATG GTGTTTCCTACCTACCACATCTACCCCCCCACTGCTCCCCACGTGGCCTACATGCAGCCCAAAGCCAACGCCCCATCCTTCTTCATGGCTGATGAGCTCCGACAG GAGCTGATTAACAGACATCTGATTACCATGGCTCAGCTTGACCAGTCAGAGAACACAG GTGTTCCATCTGAGGTGGATAGCTACCACAGCCTGTTTCCCCTGGAGCCTGTCCCTCCTCCCAACCGCCTGCAGAAGACCAGCAACTTCAGCTATATCACTTCCTGCTACAAGGCTGTCAACAGCAAGGACGACCTACCGTACTGCCTGAGGAGGATACATG GTTTCAGGCTGGTGAACACCAAGTGTATGATGCTGGTGGACATGTGGAAGAAGATCCAGCACTCCAACGCTGTTACCCTGAGGGAGGTCTTCACCACCAAGGCCTTTGGAGATCACT CGTTGGTGTTCTCCTATGACTTCCATGCGGGGGCAGAGACCATGTTCAGCCGGCATTTCAACGACCCCGCGGCCGACTCCTACTTCACCAAGAGGAAGTGGG GACAGCACGAGCCCACTCCACCGCGGCAGCACGCAGGTCTGCTCCCCGAGTCTCTGATCTGGGCCTACATCGTCCAGCTGAGCTCAGCCCTCAGAACTATCCACACTGCTGGTCTGGCCTGTAGGGTCATGGACCCCAGCAAGATCCTCATCACCGGCAAGACCAG GTTACGAGTGAACTGTGTAGGGGTGTTTGATGTCTTAACGTTTGACAACAGTCAGACCAACCATGTGACCCTCATGCCACAGTACCAG CAAGCGGACCTGATATCCCTGGGCAAGGTGGTGTTGGCCCTGGCCTGTAACTCTCTGGCTGGCATTCAGAGAGAGAACCTGCAGAAGGCCATGGAGTTGGTGTCTATCAACTACTCATCAGACCTCAAGAACCTCATCct GTATCTGTTGACAGAGCAGTCTAGGCTGCGCAGCGTTAATGACATCATGCCCATGATTGGAGCTCGCTTCTACACACAGCTGGATGCATCACAGATGAGAAATGATGTCATCGAGGAGGACCTGGCGAag GAGGTCCAGAATGGTCGTCTCTTCCGTCTGTTGGCCAAACTGGGCACCATCAACGAGAGACCAGA GTTTCAGAAGGACCATACGTGGTCTGAGACGGGGGACCGGTACCTGCTGAAGCTGTTCAGAGACCACCTGTTCCACCAGGTGACCGAGGCTGGAACCCCCTGGATAGACCTCAGCCACATTGTTTCCTGCCTCAACAAA CTGGACGCGGGCGTGCCTGAGAAGATCAGCTTAGTGTCTCGGGATGAGAAGAGTGTTCTGGTGGTGACCTACTCGGACCTGAAGCGCTGCTTCGACAATACCTTTCAGGAGCTGCAGCAGGCCGCTGTCGGACCGCTGTAG
- the LOC109899247 gene encoding PAN2-PAN3 deadenylation complex subunit pan3 isoform X3 → MNSGLPASAAPLGGVGIPCVKVKFCRYYAKDKTCFYGDECQFLHEEPSMASMSLHSGASPVPLSMSGGAVTYPLSAPPACPVGVPNVPKKGDSLGPAGTVLEGQMLTIPGMEGGTLSDANLTNSYFSSSFIGVNGFGSPAESKYSIMQRITNSSSSPSLLDDGAKNFSHSAHDPGNSPMSSLFSDFGALSISQRRKGPNPTANEFIPKGVPRMATMVQSSGPAFPSPLFPHLGLSSSTALAPGMSLSAGSTPLHSPKITPQTSPAPRRRSHTPNPNNPNPANYMVSTSVSDQGAHIIQKETVGGTTYFYTDNTPAPMAGMVFPTYHIYPPTAPHVAYMQPKANAPSFFMADELRQELINRHLITMAQLDQSENTGVPSEVDSYHSLFPLEPVPPPNRLQKTSNFSYITSCYKAVNSKDDLPYCLRRIHGFRLVNTKCMMLVDMWKKIQHSNAVTLREVFTTKAFGDHSLVFSYDFHAGAETMFSRHFNDPAADSYFTKRKWGQHEPTPPRQHAGLLPESLIWAYIVQLSSALRTIHTAGLACRVMDPSKILITGKTRLRVNCVGVFDVLTFDNSQTNHVTLMPQYQQADLISLGKVVLALACNSLAGIQRENLQKAMELVSINYSSDLKNLILYLLTEQSRLRSVNDIMPMIGARFYTQLDASQMRNDVIEEDLAKEVQNGRLFRLLAKLGTINERPEFQKDHTWSETGDRYLLKLFRDHLFHQVTEAGTPWIDLSHIVSCLNKLDAGVPEKISLVSRDEKSVLVVTYSDLKRCFDNTFQELQQAAVGPL, encoded by the exons ATGAACAGTGGACTCCCAGCTTCAGCTGCTCCACTCGGGGGTGTCGGAATACCCTGCGTCAAGGTGAAGTTCTGCCGATACTACGCAAAGGATAAGACTTGCTTTTATGGGGACGAGTGTCAGTTTTTGCATGAGGAGCCGTCTATGGCAAGCATGTCCCTTCACAGTGGAGCAAGTCCTGTCCCTTTATCCATGTCTGGAGGAGCCGTGACGTATCCGCTTAGTGCACCCCCGGCCTGCCCGGTTGGGGTACCGAACGTCCCCAAAAAGGGCGACTCTCTGGGGCCTGCAGGCACCGTTCTGGAGGGACAGATGTTAACCA TCCCTGGGATGGAGGGTGGGACCCTGAGCGACGCCAATCTGACCAACTCCTACTTCAGCAGCAGCTTCATTGGGGTCAACGGCTTCGGGAGCCCGGCAGAGTCTAAATACTCTATCATGCAG AGAATCACCAACAGCAGCAGTTCTCCCAGTCTCCTTGACGACGGTGCCAAGAACTTCAGCCACAGCGCTCACG ATCCAGGGAATTCCCCCATGTCTTCACTCTTCAGTGACTTTGGTGCTCTGAGCATATCACAAAGGAGAAAG ggtCCTAACCCTACAGCCAATGAGTTCATCCCTAAGGGGGTTCCCCGCATGGCCACTATGGTCCAGTCCAGTGGTCCGGCCTTCCCATCACCCCTCTTCCCCCACCTCGGCCTCAGCAGCTCCACCGCCCTCGCACCTG GGATGTCTCTCTCTGCGGGGTCcacccctctccactcccctaAAATCACCCCCCAAACCTCACCTGCCCCTCGCCGGCGTAGCCACACCCCCAACCCCAATAACCCCAACCCAGCCAACTACATGGTGTCCACCAGTGTGTCTGACCAGGGGGCCCACATCATCCAGAAGGAGACGGTGGGGGGGACCACCTATTTCTACACGGATAACACCCCCGCTCCCATGGCCGGGATG GTGTTTCCTACCTACCACATCTACCCCCCCACTGCTCCCCACGTGGCCTACATGCAGCCCAAAGCCAACGCCCCATCCTTCTTCATGGCTGATGAGCTCCGACAG GAGCTGATTAACAGACATCTGATTACCATGGCTCAGCTTGACCAGTCAGAGAACACAG GTGTTCCATCTGAGGTGGATAGCTACCACAGCCTGTTTCCCCTGGAGCCTGTCCCTCCTCCCAACCGCCTGCAGAAGACCAGCAACTTCAGCTATATCACTTCCTGCTACAAGGCTGTCAACAGCAAGGACGACCTACCGTACTGCCTGAGGAGGATACATG GTTTCAGGCTGGTGAACACCAAGTGTATGATGCTGGTGGACATGTGGAAGAAGATCCAGCACTCCAACGCTGTTACCCTGAGGGAGGTCTTCACCACCAAGGCCTTTGGAGATCACT CGTTGGTGTTCTCCTATGACTTCCATGCGGGGGCAGAGACCATGTTCAGCCGGCATTTCAACGACCCCGCGGCCGACTCCTACTTCACCAAGAGGAAGTGGG GACAGCACGAGCCCACTCCACCGCGGCAGCACGCAGGTCTGCTCCCCGAGTCTCTGATCTGGGCCTACATCGTCCAGCTGAGCTCAGCCCTCAGAACTATCCACACTGCTGGTCTGGCCTGTAGGGTCATGGACCCCAGCAAGATCCTCATCACCGGCAAGACCAG GTTACGAGTGAACTGTGTAGGGGTGTTTGATGTCTTAACGTTTGACAACAGTCAGACCAACCATGTGACCCTCATGCCACAGTACCAG CAAGCGGACCTGATATCCCTGGGCAAGGTGGTGTTGGCCCTGGCCTGTAACTCTCTGGCTGGCATTCAGAGAGAGAACCTGCAGAAGGCCATGGAGTTGGTGTCTATCAACTACTCATCAGACCTCAAGAACCTCATCct GTATCTGTTGACAGAGCAGTCTAGGCTGCGCAGCGTTAATGACATCATGCCCATGATTGGAGCTCGCTTCTACACACAGCTGGATGCATCACAGATGAGAAATGATGTCATCGAGGAGGACCTGGCGAag GAGGTCCAGAATGGTCGTCTCTTCCGTCTGTTGGCCAAACTGGGCACCATCAACGAGAGACCAGA GTTTCAGAAGGACCATACGTGGTCTGAGACGGGGGACCGGTACCTGCTGAAGCTGTTCAGAGACCACCTGTTCCACCAGGTGACCGAGGCTGGAACCCCCTGGATAGACCTCAGCCACATTGTTTCCTGCCTCAACAAA CTGGACGCGGGCGTGCCTGAGAAGATCAGCTTAGTGTCTCGGGATGAGAAGAGTGTTCTGGTGGTGACCTACTCGGACCTGAAGCGCTGCTTCGACAATACCTTTCAGGAGCTGCAGCAGGCCGCTGTCGGACCGCTGTAG
- the LOC109899247 gene encoding PAN2-PAN3 deadenylation complex subunit pan3 isoform X2, whose product MNSGLPASAAPLGGVGIPCVKVKFCRYYAKDKTCFYGDECQFLHEEPSMASMSLHSGASPVPLSMSGGAVTYPLSAPPACPVGVPNVPKKGDSLGPAGTVLEGQMLTIPGMEGGTLSDANLTNSYFSSSFIGVNGFGSPAESKYSIMQRITNSSSSPSLLDDGAKNFSHSAHDLFHGTLAAGPGQSCGSMENSPWTTQSSFPLPLCPLPDPGNSPMSSLFSDFGALSISQRRKGPNPTANEFIPKGVPRMATMVQSSGPAFPSPLFPHLGLSSSTALAPGMSLSAGSTPLHSPKITPQTSPAPRRRSHTPNPNNPNPANYMVSTSVSDQGAHIIQKETVGGTTYFYTDNTPAPMAGMVFPTYHIYPPTAPHVAYMQPKANAPSFFMADELRQELINRHLITMAQLDQSENTGVPSEVDSYHSLFPLEPVPPPNRLQKTSNFSYITSCYKAVNSKDDLPYCLRRIHGFRLVNTKCMMLVDMWKKIQHSNAVTLREVFTTKAFGDHSLVFSYDFHAGAETMFSRHFNDPAADSYFTKRKWGQHEPTPPRQHAGLLPESLIWAYIVQLSSALRTIHTAGLACRVMDPSKILITGKTRLRVNCVGVFDVLTFDNSQTNHVTLMPQYQQADLISLGKVVLALACNSLAGIQRENLQKAMELVSINYSSDLKNLILYLLTEQSRLRSVNDIMPMIGARFYTQLDASQMRNDVIEEDLAKEVQNGRLFRLLAKLGTINERPEFQKDHTWSETGDRYLLKLFRDHLFHQVTEAGTPWIDLSHIVSCLNKLLCSDA is encoded by the exons ATGAACAGTGGACTCCCAGCTTCAGCTGCTCCACTCGGGGGTGTCGGAATACCCTGCGTCAAGGTGAAGTTCTGCCGATACTACGCAAAGGATAAGACTTGCTTTTATGGGGACGAGTGTCAGTTTTTGCATGAGGAGCCGTCTATGGCAAGCATGTCCCTTCACAGTGGAGCAAGTCCTGTCCCTTTATCCATGTCTGGAGGAGCCGTGACGTATCCGCTTAGTGCACCCCCGGCCTGCCCGGTTGGGGTACCGAACGTCCCCAAAAAGGGCGACTCTCTGGGGCCTGCAGGCACCGTTCTGGAGGGACAGATGTTAACCA TCCCTGGGATGGAGGGTGGGACCCTGAGCGACGCCAATCTGACCAACTCCTACTTCAGCAGCAGCTTCATTGGGGTCAACGGCTTCGGGAGCCCGGCAGAGTCTAAATACTCTATCATGCAG AGAATCACCAACAGCAGCAGTTCTCCCAGTCTCCTTGACGACGGTGCCAAGAACTTCAGCCACAGCGCTCACG ATCTATTCCATGGAACCCTGGCAGCTGGACCAGGTCAGAGTTGTGGGTCGATGGAAAACTCTCCGTGGACAACACAGtcttcattccctctccctctatgtccTCTTCCAGATCCAGGGAATTCCCCCATGTCTTCACTCTTCAGTGACTTTGGTGCTCTGAGCATATCACAAAGGAGAAAG ggtCCTAACCCTACAGCCAATGAGTTCATCCCTAAGGGGGTTCCCCGCATGGCCACTATGGTCCAGTCCAGTGGTCCGGCCTTCCCATCACCCCTCTTCCCCCACCTCGGCCTCAGCAGCTCCACCGCCCTCGCACCTG GGATGTCTCTCTCTGCGGGGTCcacccctctccactcccctaAAATCACCCCCCAAACCTCACCTGCCCCTCGCCGGCGTAGCCACACCCCCAACCCCAATAACCCCAACCCAGCCAACTACATGGTGTCCACCAGTGTGTCTGACCAGGGGGCCCACATCATCCAGAAGGAGACGGTGGGGGGGACCACCTATTTCTACACGGATAACACCCCCGCTCCCATGGCCGGGATG GTGTTTCCTACCTACCACATCTACCCCCCCACTGCTCCCCACGTGGCCTACATGCAGCCCAAAGCCAACGCCCCATCCTTCTTCATGGCTGATGAGCTCCGACAG GAGCTGATTAACAGACATCTGATTACCATGGCTCAGCTTGACCAGTCAGAGAACACAG GTGTTCCATCTGAGGTGGATAGCTACCACAGCCTGTTTCCCCTGGAGCCTGTCCCTCCTCCCAACCGCCTGCAGAAGACCAGCAACTTCAGCTATATCACTTCCTGCTACAAGGCTGTCAACAGCAAGGACGACCTACCGTACTGCCTGAGGAGGATACATG GTTTCAGGCTGGTGAACACCAAGTGTATGATGCTGGTGGACATGTGGAAGAAGATCCAGCACTCCAACGCTGTTACCCTGAGGGAGGTCTTCACCACCAAGGCCTTTGGAGATCACT CGTTGGTGTTCTCCTATGACTTCCATGCGGGGGCAGAGACCATGTTCAGCCGGCATTTCAACGACCCCGCGGCCGACTCCTACTTCACCAAGAGGAAGTGGG GACAGCACGAGCCCACTCCACCGCGGCAGCACGCAGGTCTGCTCCCCGAGTCTCTGATCTGGGCCTACATCGTCCAGCTGAGCTCAGCCCTCAGAACTATCCACACTGCTGGTCTGGCCTGTAGGGTCATGGACCCCAGCAAGATCCTCATCACCGGCAAGACCAG GTTACGAGTGAACTGTGTAGGGGTGTTTGATGTCTTAACGTTTGACAACAGTCAGACCAACCATGTGACCCTCATGCCACAGTACCAG CAAGCGGACCTGATATCCCTGGGCAAGGTGGTGTTGGCCCTGGCCTGTAACTCTCTGGCTGGCATTCAGAGAGAGAACCTGCAGAAGGCCATGGAGTTGGTGTCTATCAACTACTCATCAGACCTCAAGAACCTCATCct GTATCTGTTGACAGAGCAGTCTAGGCTGCGCAGCGTTAATGACATCATGCCCATGATTGGAGCTCGCTTCTACACACAGCTGGATGCATCACAGATGAGAAATGATGTCATCGAGGAGGACCTGGCGAag GAGGTCCAGAATGGTCGTCTCTTCCGTCTGTTGGCCAAACTGGGCACCATCAACGAGAGACCAGA GTTTCAGAAGGACCATACGTGGTCTGAGACGGGGGACCGGTACCTGCTGAAGCTGTTCAGAGACCACCTGTTCCACCAGGTGACCGAGGCTGGAACCCCCTGGATAGACCTCAGCCACATTGTTTCCTGCCTCAACAAA CTGTTGTGCAGTGATGCATGA
- the LOC116376113 gene encoding glycine-rich cell wall structural protein 1.8-like, with protein MGEACVGEWRVSGSGVCRSGGEWRVSERGGSGMCRRGGGACVGEGGGACVGEGGGACVGEGGEACVGEWRVSGSGVCRSGGEWRVSERGRGVCRRGWRGVSERVEGRVSERVEGRVSERGEGRVSERGEGRVSERGEGRVSERGGGACVGEGGGVCRGGV; from the coding sequence atgggagaggcgTGTGTCGGGGAGTGGCGTGTGTCGGGGAGTGGCGTGTGTCGGAGTGGGGGGGAGTGGCGTGTGTCGGAGAGGGGGGGGAGTGGCATGTGTCGGAGAGGGGGAGGGGCGTGTGTCGGAGAGGGTGGAGGGGCGTGTGTCGGAGAGGGTGGAGGGGCGTGTgtcggagaggggggagaggcgtGTGTCGGGGAGTGGCGTGTGTCGGGGAGTGGCGTGTGTCGGAGTGGGGGGGAGTGGCGTGTGTCGGAGAGGGGGAGGGGCGTGTGTCGGAGAGGGTGGAGGGGCGTGTCGGAGAGGGTGGAGGGGCGTGTGTCGGAGAGGGTGGAGGGGCGTGTGtcggagaggggggaggggcgtGTGtcggagaggggggaggggcgtGTGtcggagaggggggaggggcgtGTGtcggagagggggggaggggcgtGTGTCGGAGAGGGGGGAGGCGTGTGTCGGGGAGGCGTATAG